The Sesamum indicum cultivar Zhongzhi No. 13 linkage group LG9, S_indicum_v1.0, whole genome shotgun sequence genome segment CTGGCTGAGGAAGGACCGGAAAAGCGGAGAATTCACATCGTAAATCATTTCGGCCAATCGATTTCACGGCGCAAAAAAGCCCTAATTTCTAAGAGTTCAAGCCCTAATTCACTCCGGTTAAGCAACTTCGATCTCCCCAGCTTGGGTGGAAAGAAATACAGTGATTTTATAGGATACAAAAATTGGGCTGAGTTTGGAGTTCAGAACCcaactacaatattttttgggcCATGGCCCAACTAACAAGGCCTATATTTTAGATCAGCCCATTAAACAATCTCTCATCCAACTCGGGTCAAAAAACAATCCTATAACCTTGAAATAATCCGAACGATTTACAGATTGTGGTTTGAGCAGCATTTTAGTAGACACTAAGAGGGTGTTGGAcgaaatttatttcaaatatttcattaaaattcattcatcttataatatattttaaaaatttataagataatagattttattttaaaaataaattgttgaaatatttgaataaaaagaaataaattaataactccTTATCGACATCTTATTATAAAGGAGTTTATAAACTCATAACATCTTatcttttaagtttattattttattttttagaaaaatctagcaaaaaataattatgtgtgACAGGAAATTCTAATCAAATTGgtcatgtgattgatgtataatttttaaagtgatcaatcagacttgttatatgattgatttgattcgataaataagaattttatggTGTGTGATTCTAACACCCTCTTAATTTCTACACAGttatctttttcctctttgttTGCTAGAAATTGTTTGAGCATGACGAGGTGATCCAACACTAACCCTAGGAAAAGTTATACTTGTACCGCTTTACATTCATACACCGTTTTAGAACTTCAGTTCAGACTGCgccattttgaaaaaatatgagaagTTCGATTTTAATTACCTTTAGCGTGAAGGAAATAATAATAGCATTGAGAATAAACAAGTCTTTTATTTGACTTGAACAAGAATTAAGATGAGTGAAGCCTTTTAACATGTGGAGCTACAAGtcaaaatattgtatgttgTTTTCATGtggaaaattggatttttaatttatctgcCAAATTTCGACTACAAAGtcaaatatagtttattttcaaatacctacttttatgattaaataaaaagagaaagaatgaGACAAAAGCATATTGgatattgtattatattatatttcactatagttcatcatcaattatatgacaaaaatattacaataaattgtataattaggtgagatttgatcaaatttaattgaaattaaaatatttcactgACTTCAGTAAGTGAGTCTATAACTATTAGTTTGTTCAtgcatttcaataaatatatgcttcttgaataaactatatatttactCATTCTCTTCTATACAAGCTATCGTGCTACATAATATATGCACGTATATAATCAGatggataaaatataaagtttaaaagtaaaaatcaatatataattaataaggaATGAAGTGATTAGTATGAATAGAGGTGGATGATAAATATGGTAATATATTGGTTATAAATAACATGGATGAAATAAACAAGTGTATCgatacaaatatttaagggtataattgatattttaaaattttagtattgaGCTGTTACAAATCAATTGATGTGAGTGGAAAatggtctttttttttttaatattagcataaataaaagaattattaattgtcataagttaattaattctctttttaaaaaaaataaaaaaaaaatcattgattcaaattaagaatatcccccccaaaaaatagaaaaaaggcTACTAGTTGAGGAGGACGTTATCCACATGGCAGGCGGGCTATCCAATCAATGGGTCTCGTCGTCGTCGTCGGTGTagtttttatttctctctGCCACCAACCAGTTGCCGGTTACCACCCCACCATGTATATGTACTTCAATTATTAATCACCCTATTTCAACTCAAATTACCAATTTCTCCCCCCACCCACCCTCCCTTATTTCTTcgccaaaaatataattttgttttcttttttctcatttaatatttcgtGTGTCATAATCCTGCACAGCAAAATACGAAAATGACCTTGTACCCAtctatatttaagtaataccCAACTATGtgatgatttgatttatttataatgttacCGTTCATTCCGGTGCTACTTCATAAATATGAAGTCGAAGAAGTAAAAACGTCTCAAAATATGCATTTTACTAACCACTTTAATTTATGGGGTCAATGAATAGGGTGAGATTCTATCAAAATTCATAGATTAATACCTAATTCTAAACTCAGacccaataaatattattagatttaGATCCATGCCCAaactcattaaaaaaatatatatttggtctGGGTTGGGCCGCTTCCCTTAGATGGCCCGGCGTACAACCCTACATTTCTCAACTCACACAAGACCTCtctgagaaaaaaaaatttaaatcgatGCGTCAGAGCGAGCTTAGCAACCCTAAGCGAAGTCTTCCCCGGCTATCATATATTGAATTCAACTGGATGATTGAGGTCTCTACCCACCAATATCCACGGATCTAAATATCCAATTCGGATTCAAAAAATATACGTTTTGTTTAcccaattcaattaaattattatttttcaattgatctacattcaagtaaataaatctaaaaaatctAAGACatcataacattatttatcGTGTAATTCTTCGactaagtatattttttaattaataaataattaaataatcagttatataaatatattatcatgctAGCCTTGCtaggtatattttaatatcttgatTGACAATAATGCTTGTTTAAAGACTTGAAGTGATaaacttgaattttaaaattttataatattaaattcgaTTACTATTAAATATGTAGATTTAATAGTTtcatttgattattatataaaccGTATTacaaatgatatattatttaaaaattagaaaataaaagaaagaaatttaatttaatttaaaaattatttagtgtttttaattattttgtcttaaataaaaatatcaaatattatccaACAATATTacgaagaaaaaaaattgggtcGGTACCCTATCCAGACCCAAAACATCGGGTCTATGAAATAATTAACACACAATGTGTTGGCAATGGAGTGAGTATGTGTGGATTGATGTAGACTAGCTGTtctagaaaacaaaaaaggattaaaaaataatcaaagttaGGTAGTGTTtggttaaatgaaaattaattgagtTTGAGATAGGTGTCCAACTTAAGTcatctgttttctttttcccgtAATATATGACCGAAACTGGGCATCAACCTCTTTTGCGGAAATGctcaacttttaaaaataatcaattttatatattttttttattaattttcatattattgcAATTCgacccaaaaatattttaaaattatacttacatcccatttaaaaatttaccatttggacgaaaaatactaacatcagccaaaaaaaagaaaaaaacataatctTCTAATCTTATCCCTCACTCAAAACATTCTCTAGTTATAACTTTTATACTTGCAAGAGggtaaacataatatataaagttaattgtaataaaatattatttttaaataataacaattggATAAAAGTAGTCGTTGatgaatagaaaaaaaaaaaaaaaaactagccACTTTTGTGCttcttttgtaataatatttcatataaattaccATATATCACACAAAAATTAGTTTCAACAAGTGACctaagacatatatatatacatatatatgtgtgtgtgtgttatatTGTGAAATTTGAAGAAAGGCATGATGAGTACATGCATGAGGATTTTTGTTGGactttcaaattaatttattggtaatgaatatatactaatttggCTATAACTTGTACGTAGCTGCAGTAAGAAGTTGAGGCATTGGCATCAATTCAGTTGTAATTACGTACCAAAATGGAATTTGATGCTAGTTATTTTCACATTTAAAGGCGATTAGTATGATATAATTGTATCTACCACTGCTTCAtaaaagtttttattacgtattattttttccaaccaagttattgatttgatttattttacattatataaaCCATATattccttatatttttaccatcacgcaaaaaataaatcattaaaaaacttgtgattcatatgatattcataaatattatgcaGGGATCAAAATACTATACAATGGAAGTAGAGATCTTGAtggattatattttgaaagtaAGGGGGATAAAGTGaaattaatgtaaaacttGAGGTCCTATTTGACTATTTCATTGGTTGAGGCAAAGGGCTATATCATTACCAGGTTGTAATGGCAAAGGGTAGTACTGAAAGATCTAACATTATTAAATGATACCAAACAAACAAGCACACACTATGACTATGCAAAGTTGTTGAGCCCACCcttgcaattaatttaatcctcaaactcaaactcaaactcaaactGTATAGGTAGATCTCAAATACCcatcaaaagtaaaaacaaaagcCTAACTCATGACATCGCATACAATATCTGATACTTTGTTGATTATTTTCCGTGctgattttaataaaatatacagaaTTCCTAGGTTATTTTGTTAATGAAACaagatttctttttaatcttgtTCTTGCAATTACACTACAACAAAGGGGTattttatgcatatatattaaactcGGCCCAAAAATACCCTATCAAACTAGCAATAATCtggtataatataatatgattgaaaCAATAGGAATTTCATGACGAACGGTGATCCCTAAAGATGATCGTGTCCATATGTAAATCACCCCGTAACTTTTTTGTTGAATCAAGAGTTacaacaatttaatatttcgcCTTTAGATCATACTCTCAAGCATTAAGCTTTGGACTTCTATCAATCCAAATACTTTTGAAATACATTCGCGTTTTCCTACATTTGCCTtcttttataatgaaattgaaataaatggGCTTTTTACGCATTTTacccttaaattttttagaactCAAGATtcaactttttctttcatagGGGCATAAATTTTGCTGCACTAAAAAGAGAATGTTTGATTATTGCTACCTTGTTATTACAAAGTTAGgtatgcaaaaataatatcgAATAATGAGTAATGTAtacgaaaatatttttatgaaaaaaaattattttgaaaaataaaaatgaagtatTACTTATGTTTCCAACAAGAAATAttaacaaacaacaaaattaaatttgaaatcaaagggattatattatagtatttaattatgaattgaGTTGGGAGTTatgagaagagagaaaaagagaggtCCAGCTACTGAAAAATTGTACTTGGGCATTTATACATGGAGTGGCTAACTTACCTATAAGAAAAGGTCATTTTGGTCAATTGGTTTGCCTCCAAAGATATACCTAGAGAAGGTTGAGCTCATGTGTAATAACATGGGAAAGTTTCCTAAGGGCAACCTTGTCCATCAAATCTTTCTTAGATAAAAAACAAGTACATAGAATAATAGCATCAAACTTCcattctccctctctctctctctctccctccctccctccctccctccctctccTCCCAACAACAGGCAAACAAGAACAACACCACCCTCCTTCCCAATTACAAAAGACATTGTTATTAtgatagtaaaaataaaagaaaaggtggTAGATGCATGAGTGAGTAAAACACCAACTACTTGGTTCTATATATTATTCAGAAGAAGAAtcatctctctttctctttctctctctctttccatTCTTACCATCTTCCTTTTGTAATCCACACAAATAAAACCACCCCATCCCACCTCCCTTCTTTGTTTTGATTTCCGCCTCGGTTTCCACGCACCGCCAACTACTACTattatctttcttttattattctctctctctctcgctcccctttttttccttcttcaagGTATTGCCGCAAGAAAACTTCGTAATGGCTTCTTATGATGTGtgttttatgtctttttttgtAAACTTATTGTGTTATCAAACTGTTTTGTCTGCATCGGTTGACTTGCGGTCTTGAACCAATTGCTTGTTGCTATGTGGGCTTTGGCATTGGCTTTGAATGATGACAAGTTTGTGTTTTTTGAGCTGGTGGTTGTGggtttttggttttcttgaattgttGTTTCTTGGAGCTTATTcgattttctctttcttttctttttgggctTTTTTTGTCCCCCTTTATGTTCTTGCCTCCATGAAAGGTGGTAGGTTCATGGGGTTGACTTACAATTCTTGAAGAATGAAGAATTTGGGCATTTATGTAGATTTGATGAAATTCTTTTACGGTTTAGGTtgataaggaaaaaattatatctgatGGCCGTCACTCTACCACCTTTTTATGTATTGGGTAAGGCTAGTTTGGGTGTGAGGTTTTTGTCACCCTTGGGCTTCTAGCTTCTTTGTGTAGGTTTGGATTTGGTGTTTATGGTCTCAGAGTCTCCTGACTGGAGTGATAGTTAAATCTTCTATCTATGCATGAAGTCTTCTGGAGATAAACCGTTGATGACTGTGTCATAGTTCAGGGAAATTGCTAGGCAAGGTTGCTTCCCTTGTTTAGGATATTACTATATTAGTTTTAGACAATGGCTATATTCTTGGATTGTAAAATTTCTATCTTTGTACTTTGGTTCTATTGTGGTGGTGTGACCAATTTCTGAGGGTGTTGGAGTTAAAAAATTTTTGTTCTGCACATTGTCTCTGACAATGCCATTGTTTAAGGATTTCCACCGTATTTTTAAGGGCAATAGTAATATGATGTGAGAACTTTGCTGACGAGAATAGACATCATCCAAATCGACATTTCAATTAATGATTTTCCTCCTAGTTAGAATGTTGAGATACTTGTATGTTTTCTACCAttactgatttttttctttagtgGGCTCTCTTGttctgtttttatttttcattttattttgttctgttcttcttctttttgggaAGGGTGGGAGGAAGGGTGGTAAGGGTTTATGTGGGATCGGGGAAGAGTTACATCATCTTGAGAGCATCTGCATCCAAAACTctcaattttgtaaatatactCTCTCTGGCTTGTACACCCATAGCTGCAAGTATTGATCGTATAGACTtgcttattattattgttatatgcATCCTTTATTTGCACTTATGCTGATCCTTTAAAGTGTTTTAATGAGGCCATTATCTAACTTATCTATTGTTCCTTTTAGGAGAACCAGAAACAGCCATGGTGAGCATTCGAAGACGCAAGCTCTTAGGAATGTGCTCTGGTAGTCAAATAAGATGGGCTAGAACTATGACGTTATATTAGTTGACCATAAAAATATGCATTTCCTTCATGGATTGTTCTGCATAATTGACAATGATAATCTGGTTCTTTTATTGTCATTGCTCTACTTGTTGTGATTGCTAACTTTGGTACTGAACATAATTTTGTAGGAAGAAGTTCTTTCTTGGCTCCACTCTCCTGTGCTTTTGAGCATGGACACACCCCTGAAAACTGTGCTGAGAGTACCAAATCCGTCAGTGTTCATCCACTGCctttaaatgataattacaaGCCAAACGAAGTAAGCTGAGAGTTACTTAAGCTCATATGGATCTTTAAGTTCTATCTGTGCAGTTGATTGTGCTTGTCTTGTACATGACTAGTTGGTGTGCTTCAGATATGAAACTGTTTATCGTTTAAATGTTGAACTAAGGTAATGCATAGACATTCCAGTTATGTATGTATCTGATGAATTTCGAGTTCTGCAAGCACTCGAAACCCTAATGTTGTTCCGGAGGCATATATATCCATCAGAGTCCTAATTTAATAGCAGAAAGAAGTAAAGAAGGGTTTCTTGTCATTTTCCCTCACCTCAACATGTTTCCCTTGATAACAGtgattttttacttaaatagTTAACTTGATACTCCTTTCTCTGGACATCCCTGTAGAAGTTTGGTGATCAGGGTTTGTCTGATTTGGACCAATGGAGGTCTGCTAAGCTCCATATAATGAAATATCATTTCTGaaagtgaaaattaaaaggatTGTTGAGGATCAAGATTactgatatatatacatatatttatatgtattttaactGAAGATTACTCATATATTCTTCTTCCACTCTCTACATCCAGTTGGTGTTTTGTGTTTCATAGGCATTGATCTTCCGTCTACAAGTTTCATTCTCTATTTGGACCCTAAAGATATGCCTATATATTGTCTGCCAAAGCTCTGTGTTGACTTAGAGTTTTCCATTTCTATCACTGACTAGGAAACCACCTCAGAAACTGGCCCTGGCTCATCAAACTTGTCTGCTTCCAGCCCGCCAAAAGAGCACCTAATCCAGCAATTCCCTGGTTTGTTCGTTTTCATTCATGCATCATCTCTTGTGCATGTTTGCTATTCATGTATTTGCTTTGTAAAATAACTGCTTATGTCACAGAATTGGTATATGGCAATTCGTGCATTTAATAAAGTGCCTGTTTGGATAATGAATTGAAAAAGTGAAATGTGTCAACTGATGCTTAAATAAATACCATTGTTCAGTGTTTCAACCCTCCGAAAGCAAAAATGGAAATTGTGTCCATTTAACTAGTCATGGAACAAACGCattgcttaattttctttcgtGTGGATTTGTATCTCCATGTGTATGATCACAACCAAAGGTGAGGAGGCAAGTAAGATGAAATTTCTAAATTGCCGGCAAACCAGAGTCAGCAATTACAGGGTAAGcatttataaaaatgacatTTACATGACAAGTGTCATGTACTTGTATGCTTGTAAGTTTGGCCGAGCTGATCCGGCCTAGAATTTCCAGTTGAACTATTTTGATGGTCTCTGAGCTTCTCTGACCTCCTCATGTGTTAGTACCTCAACTCTTTCATTCCATATACATAGTAACTAATTTCCATATCCTAAGTTGGCATTCTGCAAGAATCATACAATATGTTTCCCGTTTTTGTCTTTGATCTGATATATCTGTTCCCTTATTGCAGAGATCAAACGCAGAAAGCGACACAGGAGGAAGCAAGTGGAAAATCAAGAGCAATGTGTCATGCGAGGTGtctatttcaagaatttaaaatgGCAAGCTGCCATTAAAGTCGACAAGAAGCAGATCCATTTGGGAACTGTTGGCTCTCAAGAAGAGGCTGCCCGATTATACGACAGGTATCATCTGAACCACAATAAACCTTCTTATGTTCCTTCCAAAATGttatagagaaataaaagaactGAAGATGAGATTTTCCAAACCTGCAGGGCTGCGTTCATGTGTGGAAGGGagccaaattttgaactatcCGAGGAGGAAAAACAGGAATTACGGAAGTTTAAATGGGATGAGTTTCTAGCTATGACTCGTTCCGCCATCACTAACAAGAGTAAGCCATGCACACAcccatacatacatacatatatatatattgaaaagaCGTTTCATTACTAGAAGTCTACACAACTGTTATATTTGAATCTCCAGAAAGCCAGAGAAGAAGTGGGACGGTGCCAcgaagaaaatttgaagagaaTGAATGGGAGGGCGAGCAAGGACGCAATGGTTTTTCAGCCTCAGAAGATGATGCATTAGCCCCTTGATTTACCTCTTTTTCCAACACGGGCTGAAACATTCATTTGAGCCCTGGCAGCCATATTAGATCTTATTCAATTCTTGGTATATATAAGAGCCCCTATTAGGGCAGTTCATGTGGAATTCTTGGCAAGAAAGCAGATTGCCATGTTGTGGTGCATTAACAGATGAATCACAATTTGATGTCATCATTATCATCCCTAGAGTGGAGCGTGGATCTACTGTGACAATGCATGTTTCTACATGAGTGATAGTTAACCCATAGCAACAGCCAGACATACATAGTGTTGATGTGGTATAATTCTTATTTGATGTATCACACTCGGTTCATATTTCTTtcaagtaaattatttcattatagtCCATCTTGATTCTGTTGCATACAACATTAATTTCTGCAAAGAAAGAACGTCCCGAAGACAAATGTTGAGGTGTGAATTTGATAGTAATTCACGTGATGAAGCTGCTCTTCTTGCCCAGAACCTTGAGGGGCAAAACAGTACCGATGGAAGTCGTGGGAGAGGCTGGCGAGGTGGTGGCTGACGTTCATTAGTCCATCGAGGGAGGAGAGATACACGTGACAGATGAATTCTTGGAGTTACGGTTGGTGCATATAATACAGTCTTCACCACTTCACCTTGTAGCTT includes the following:
- the LOC105170138 gene encoding ethylene-responsive transcription factor-like protein At4g13040 isoform X1 translates to MAVTLPPFYVLGEPETAMVSIRRRKLLGMCSGRSSFLAPLSCAFEHGHTPENCAESTKSVSVHPLPLNDNYKPNEETTSETGPGSSNLSASSPPKEHLIQQFPEIKRRKRHRRKQVENQEQCVMRGVYFKNLKWQAAIKVDKKQIHLGTVGSQEEAARLYDRAAFMCGREPNFELSEEEKQELRKFKWDEFLAMTRSAITNKKSQRRSGTVPRRKFEENEWEGEQGRNGFSASEDDALAP
- the LOC105170138 gene encoding ethylene-responsive transcription factor-like protein At4g13040 isoform X2, which produces MVSIRRRKLLGMCSGRSSFLAPLSCAFEHGHTPENCAESTKSVSVHPLPLNDNYKPNEETTSETGPGSSNLSASSPPKEHLIQQFPEIKRRKRHRRKQVENQEQCVMRGVYFKNLKWQAAIKVDKKQIHLGTVGSQEEAARLYDRAAFMCGREPNFELSEEEKQELRKFKWDEFLAMTRSAITNKKSQRRSGTVPRRKFEENEWEGEQGRNGFSASEDDALAP
- the LOC105170138 gene encoding ethylene-responsive transcription factor-like protein At4g13040 isoform X3, with protein sequence MMRTRNSHGRSSFLAPLSCAFEHGHTPENCAESTKSVSVHPLPLNDNYKPNEETTSETGPGSSNLSASSPPKEHLIQQFPEIKRRKRHRRKQVENQEQCVMRGVYFKNLKWQAAIKVDKKQIHLGTVGSQEEAARLYDRAAFMCGREPNFELSEEEKQELRKFKWDEFLAMTRSAITNKKSQRRSGTVPRRKFEENEWEGEQGRNGFSASEDDALAP